From Schistocerca americana isolate TAMUIC-IGC-003095 chromosome 11, iqSchAmer2.1, whole genome shotgun sequence, the proteins below share one genomic window:
- the LOC124554081 gene encoding ankyrin-3-like isoform X1: MFCRSVSWFICIFVAVLTAADYSDSHSSTGLDPEVTVYHFGTDNMKSPTAGQVQEGKEAPTVDLGTLLDAGDSAVVTLVAGDTRLAAHRAVLAARSPVFASIFSHGTLEATVPDVGGQLLRHLVAYMYTLQAPQLARMAPQLLVVADKYGLSGLKAQCEQQLAAQLSVETAVATAVLAIRNSCSTLKKAAAAFIKTHILHVMATKGWTDALHCQPEDLIEVLKLLSEPAAETSTPATGDSEVTPTSQLHMGHKNCSWAPVPYAKHTATCPTPTFDDASVSFLRALSAAEKGRRLIKAANDGTVQELQMLLAAGADVGATDGNKNTALHWAAWEGHVEAASCLVGAGAEVGAGNWVQNTPLHWAAWGGRPAVVRLLAAFSADPNARNVDGDTPLHFAAEHGRTEEATALLDAGADSGARNHKGKTPVDRARQFNHQHWIDRITRDWHYNTRL, encoded by the exons AATCGCCCACAGCAGGACAGGTCCAGGAGGGGAAAGAGGCTCCCACTGTGGACCTGGGCACCTTGCTGGACGCTGGAGACAGCGCCGTggtgactctggtggcgggcgacaCCCGTCTGGCAGCGCACAGGGCCGTCCTGGCCGCCAGGAGTCCCGTGTTCGCCTCTATTTTCAGCCACGGCACACTGGAGGCCACAGTCCCAGACGTGGGGGGCCAGTTGCTGCGCCATCTCGTGGCCTACATGTATACCCTGCAGGCCCCGCAGCTGGCCAGAATGGCCCCCCAGCTGCTGGTCGTGGCTGATAAGTACGGCTTGTCAGGCCTGAAGGCACAGTGCGAGCAGCAGTTGGCCGCACAGCTGTCTGTTGAGACTGCGGTGGCCACAGCTGTGCTCGCTATTCGGAACTCCTGTAGTACCCTTAAGAAGGCCGCCGCCGCCTTCATAAAGACTCATATTTTACACGTGATGGCCACGAAGGGCTGGACAGATGCGCTACATTGTCAGCCTGAAGATCTGATTGAAGTGCTCAAGCTGCTGTCTGAGCCAGCAGCAGAAACCAG CACTCCAGCCACTGGAGACAGCGAGGTCACCCCGACCAGTCAGCTGCACATGGGCCACAAAAACTGCAGCTGGGCTCCTGTTCCATATGCAAAGCACACAGCTACCTGCCCCACTCCCACATTTGACGATGCTTCCGTCTCTTTCCTGAG GGCCCTCTCTGCAGCGGAGAAAGGCAGGAGGCTGATCAAGGCAGCTAACGATGGGACAGTGCAAGAGCTGCAAATGCTGCTGGCAGCTGGGGCTGATGTGGGTGCGACGGATGGGAACAAGAACACTGCGCTGCACTGGGCAGCCTGGGAGGGTCACGTGGAAGCGGCGAGCTGTCTGGTGGGGGCTGGCGCGGAGGTGGGCGCCGGGAACTGGGTCCAGAACACGCCGCTGCACTGGGCTGCATGGGGCGGCCGGCCGGCCGTGGTGCGGCTGCTGGCGGCGTTCTCTGCAGACCCCAATGCTAGGAACGTGGACGGGGACACGCCGCTGCACTTCGCGGCTGAGCATGGCCGCACGGAGGAGGCGACTGCACTACTCGATGCAGGGGCTGACAGCGGGGCCAGGAATCACAAGGGGAAAACCCCAGTGGACCGCGCCAGGCAGTTCAACCACCAACACTGGATAGACAGGATAACACGAGACTGGCACTACAATACACGCCTCTGA
- the LOC124554081 gene encoding ankyrin-3-like isoform X2 codes for MVQENHAVQTYLIESPTAGQVQEGKEAPTVDLGTLLDAGDSAVVTLVAGDTRLAAHRAVLAARSPVFASIFSHGTLEATVPDVGGQLLRHLVAYMYTLQAPQLARMAPQLLVVADKYGLSGLKAQCEQQLAAQLSVETAVATAVLAIRNSCSTLKKAAAAFIKTHILHVMATKGWTDALHCQPEDLIEVLKLLSEPAAETSTPATGDSEVTPTSQLHMGHKNCSWAPVPYAKHTATCPTPTFDDASVSFLRALSAAEKGRRLIKAANDGTVQELQMLLAAGADVGATDGNKNTALHWAAWEGHVEAASCLVGAGAEVGAGNWVQNTPLHWAAWGGRPAVVRLLAAFSADPNARNVDGDTPLHFAAEHGRTEEATALLDAGADSGARNHKGKTPVDRARQFNHQHWIDRITRDWHYNTRL; via the exons AATCGCCCACAGCAGGACAGGTCCAGGAGGGGAAAGAGGCTCCCACTGTGGACCTGGGCACCTTGCTGGACGCTGGAGACAGCGCCGTggtgactctggtggcgggcgacaCCCGTCTGGCAGCGCACAGGGCCGTCCTGGCCGCCAGGAGTCCCGTGTTCGCCTCTATTTTCAGCCACGGCACACTGGAGGCCACAGTCCCAGACGTGGGGGGCCAGTTGCTGCGCCATCTCGTGGCCTACATGTATACCCTGCAGGCCCCGCAGCTGGCCAGAATGGCCCCCCAGCTGCTGGTCGTGGCTGATAAGTACGGCTTGTCAGGCCTGAAGGCACAGTGCGAGCAGCAGTTGGCCGCACAGCTGTCTGTTGAGACTGCGGTGGCCACAGCTGTGCTCGCTATTCGGAACTCCTGTAGTACCCTTAAGAAGGCCGCCGCCGCCTTCATAAAGACTCATATTTTACACGTGATGGCCACGAAGGGCTGGACAGATGCGCTACATTGTCAGCCTGAAGATCTGATTGAAGTGCTCAAGCTGCTGTCTGAGCCAGCAGCAGAAACCAG CACTCCAGCCACTGGAGACAGCGAGGTCACCCCGACCAGTCAGCTGCACATGGGCCACAAAAACTGCAGCTGGGCTCCTGTTCCATATGCAAAGCACACAGCTACCTGCCCCACTCCCACATTTGACGATGCTTCCGTCTCTTTCCTGAG GGCCCTCTCTGCAGCGGAGAAAGGCAGGAGGCTGATCAAGGCAGCTAACGATGGGACAGTGCAAGAGCTGCAAATGCTGCTGGCAGCTGGGGCTGATGTGGGTGCGACGGATGGGAACAAGAACACTGCGCTGCACTGGGCAGCCTGGGAGGGTCACGTGGAAGCGGCGAGCTGTCTGGTGGGGGCTGGCGCGGAGGTGGGCGCCGGGAACTGGGTCCAGAACACGCCGCTGCACTGGGCTGCATGGGGCGGCCGGCCGGCCGTGGTGCGGCTGCTGGCGGCGTTCTCTGCAGACCCCAATGCTAGGAACGTGGACGGGGACACGCCGCTGCACTTCGCGGCTGAGCATGGCCGCACGGAGGAGGCGACTGCACTACTCGATGCAGGGGCTGACAGCGGGGCCAGGAATCACAAGGGGAAAACCCCAGTGGACCGCGCCAGGCAGTTCAACCACCAACACTGGATAGACAGGATAACACGAGACTGGCACTACAATACACGCCTCTGA